Proteins co-encoded in one Prunus persica cultivar Lovell chromosome G6, Prunus_persica_NCBIv2, whole genome shotgun sequence genomic window:
- the LOC18772882 gene encoding zinc finger protein STOP1 homolog encodes MISGATSNCFQTMPQQEEDEHQGLQIFSMTEDPQVSSFSTSSGPENHSTSLLYSLSVLKEKVRQAKSLFSILISPDHHHHQSQPPESTSMAIASMNNVIQEIIVTASSMMFTCQQMALVSPPPPPPPPGNNNPTSTSNTIDHEEQLLHHQGLNKPPPPRFSQPNFGSGLDNKIETPFYPTNDDQALDWFSDSYIDCTTRDTKTRHVQGKQQPISPKSFDIIELDAADLLAKYTHYCQVCGKGFKRDANLRMHMRAHGDEYKTTVALSNPMKKNNSSTNNNNNHGAGGTDGNTDCSTNLPRKYSCPQVGCRWNQKHAKFQPLKSMICVKNHYKRSHCPKMYVCKRCNRKQFSVLSDLRTHEKHCGDLRWQCSCGTTFSRKDKLMGHVALFTGHTPVVISSLASRLGKADQRSHGSQM; translated from the coding sequence atgatttctGGGGCCACATCTAATTGTTTCCAAACCATGccacaacaagaagaagatgagcacCAAGGTTTACAAATCTTTTCCATGACTGAAGATCCTcaagtttcttcattttcaaccTCTTCAGGCCCAGAGAACCACTCAACCTCTCTCCTCTACAGTCTCTCAGTCCTCAAAGAGAAGGTTCGCCAAGCCAAATCCCTGTTCAGCATCCTTATCTCTCCagatcaccaccaccatcaaagTCAACCCCCGGAGTCGACCAGCATGGCCATAGCAAGCATGAACAATGTGATCCAAGAGATCATCGTCACGGCTTCTTCGATGATGTTCACCTGTCAGCAAATGGCCCTTGTgtcccctcctcctcctcctcctcctccaggTAATAACAACCCTACTAGCACTTCTAATACTATTGACCATGAAGAACAATTGCTCCACCATCAAGGCCTTAATaagcctcctcctcctcgaTTTTCGCAACCAAACTTTGGTAGCGGCCTTGACAATAAAATCGAAACTCCTTTCTATCCAACTAATGATGATCAAGCACTCGATTGGTTTAGCGACAGCTACATCGATTGTACCACGAGAGATACGAAAACTAGGCACGTGCAAGGCAAGCAACAGCCTATTTCTCCGAAAAGCTTCGACATTATTGAGCTAGACGCTGCTGATTTGCTGGCCAAGTACACCCATTACTGCCAGGTTTGTGGGAAAGGGTTCAAGCGCGACGCGAATTTGAGAATGCACATGAGGGCTCATGGGGACGAGTACAAGACCACCGTTGCACTAAGCAACCCcatgaagaaaaacaatagCAGTacaaataacaacaacaatcaTGGCGCCGGAGGCACAGATGGAAACACAGATTGTTCGACGAATTTGCCAAGGAAATATTCATGCCCGCAAGTAGGGTGCAGGTGGAACCAGAAGCACGCCAAGTTCCAGCCCTTGAAGTCGATGATCTGTGTGAAGAACCACTACAAGAGGAGCCATTGCCCCAAGATGTATGTGTGCAAGAGGTGCAACAGGAAGCAGTTTTCTGTGTTATCTGATCTGCGCACCCATGAGAAGCACTGTGGGGATCTGAGGTGGCAGTGCTCATGTGGAACCACATTTTCAAGGAAGGACAAGCTCATGGGTCATGTCGCTTTGTTCACAGGGCACACGCCAGTTGTGATCAGTTCTTTGGCTAGTAGGCTTGGGAAAGCTGATCAAAGGAGCCATGGATCACAGATGTAA
- the LOC18773392 gene encoding DExH-box ATP-dependent RNA helicase DExH9, translating into MFALINGVFWYFTCFTILSLLFYASYIKVKLFVPKKKKSEIESPTMRRRRLSKNPKKNQIRALLFFLAQQSLTDDDDASSFSSDFAQQRRIGTVSLEYRSNIGRSNFQSGTRLGRAKARMEMGSLKRKSEEAAAEAEGASQKQQKKENGFVTLDDEAVACLHDVSYPEGFVVPPSSSASAGEASEPAKKFNFTLDPFQSEAIKCLEKAESVMVSAHTSAGKTVVASYAIAMSLRNKQRVIYTSPIKALSNQKYREFKEEFSDVGLMTGDVTIDPNASCLVMTTEIWRSMQYKGSEVTREVAWIIFDEVHYMRDRERGVVWEESIVMAPKNARFVFLSATVPNAKEFADWLAKIHRQPCHIVYTDYRPTPLQHYIFPSGGNGLFLVVDEKGKFREDSFQKALNALVPAADGAKKKDSGKWQKGLIMGKAAEESDIFKMVKMIIQRQYDPVILFSFSKRECESLAMQMSKMDLNGDNEKENIEKVFWYAMDMLSDDDKKLPQVSHMLPLLKRGIGVHHSGLLPILKEVIELLFQDGLIKCLFATETFSIGLNMPAKTVVFTNVRKFDGDKFRWLSSGEYIQMSGRAGRRGIDERGICILMVDEKLEPSTAKMMLKGSADCLNSAFHLSYNMLLNQLRSEDGNPENLLRNSFYQFQADRAIPNLEKQRKDLEQERDSIIIEEEDSVKNYYNLLQQYKSLKKELRDIVLSPKYCLPFLKPGRLVSIQCARNDGASPSFSVEDPVTWGVVLNFQRVKNVSEDDASKKPEGSDYTVDVLTRCGVSADGVAKKTIKIFPLKEPGEPVVVSISISQINTMSRLCMVIPNDLLPLQARENTLKRVLETLSRFDKEKIPMLDPEEDMKIESSSYRKVSRRIEALENLFDRHEVANSPLIEQKLKVFHMKQELAAKIKSIKKTMRSSTALAFKDELKARKRVLRRLGYVTSDDVVELKGKVACEISSAEELTLTELMFNGVFKDIKVEEMVSLLSCFVWQEKLKDATKPREELDLLFSQLQDTARRVAEVQLECKVEIDVDSFVSSFRPDIMEALYAWAKGSKFYEIMSVTPVFEGSLIRAIRRLEEVLQQLIQAAQSIGETELESKFEEAVSKIKRDIVFAASLYL; encoded by the exons atgtttgcattaatcaaTGGCGTTTTCTGGTATTTCACATGTTTTACAATTCTTAGCCTGTTGTTTTATGCTTCatatataaaagtaaaattatttgtcccaaaaaaaaaaaaaagtgaaattgaAAGCCCAACAATGAGACGACGTCGTCTTagtaaaaaccctaaaaaaaaccaaatacgcgctctcctcttcttcctcgcgCAGCAGAGCCTCACAGACGACGACGACGCTTCTTCATTTTCCTCAGACTTCGCGCAGCAGCGCCGTATCGGAACGGTATCCTTGGAGTATCGGAGTAATATCGGACGGTCAAACTTTCAGAGCGGGACGCGTTTGGGTAGGGCAAAAGCTCGAATGGAAATGGGATCACTGAAGAGAAAGTCGGAGGAAGCGGCGGCCGAGGCAGAAGGAGCTTCacagaaacaacaaaagaagGAGAATGGTTTTGTAACCTTGGACGACGAAGCCGTGGCGTGCTTGCATGACGTGTCTTACCCTGAGGGTTTTGTCGTTCCTCCctcttcttctgcttctgctgGAGAAGCTTCGGAGCCCGCCAAGAAATTCAACTTCACTCTCGACCCTTTTCAGTCCGAAGCCATAAAGTGCCTGGAAAAAGCCGAGTCAGTCATG GTGTCTGCTCATACATCGGCTGGAAAAACTGTTGTGGCATCGTATGCCATTGCAATGTCTTTAAGAAATAAGCAACGGGTGATATACACTTCACCAATCAAAGCTCTGAGCAACCAAAAGTATAGAGAGTTCAAAGAGGAGTTTTCAGATGTTGGGTTGATGACTGGGGACGTAACAATAGACCCCAACGCTTCCTGCTTG GTTATGACCACAGAAATCTGGCGTAGCATGCAGTACAAAGGGTCAGAGGTGACACGGGAAGTGGCTTGGATCATCTTTGATGAGGTACATTACATGCGTGATCGGGAGAGAGGTGTGGTGTGGGAAGAGAGCATTGTTATGGCTCCAAAGAATGCACGGTTTGTTTTCCTCTCAGCAACCGTGCCAAATGCTAAGGAATTTGCTGATTGGCTCGCAAAGATTCACCGTCAGCCTTGTCACATTGTCTATACCGATTATAGGCCAACTCCTCTGCAGCATTATATTTTTCCTTCTGGAGGGAACGGTTTGTTCTTAGTAGTTGATGAAAAAGGGAAATTTCGTGAGGACAGCTTTCAAAAAGCTCTAAATGCTCTTGTCCCTGCTGCGGATGGTGCTAAGAAGAAGGATAGTGGAAAGTGGCAGAAGGGTTTGATCATGGGCAAGGCTGCTGAGGAAAGTGATATCTTCAAGATGGTGAAAATGATAATTCAACGACAGTATGATCCTGTCATACTTTTCAGCTTTAGCAAAAGGGAGTGCGAATCTCTTGCAATGCAG ATGTCAAAAATGGATCTAAATGGGGacaatgagaaagaaaacatagaaAAGGTCTTCTGGTATGCTATGGATATGCTTTCGGATGACGATAAGAAGTTACCCCAG GTTTCACATATGCTACCCCTTTTGAAGCGTGGAATTGGTGTGCATCATTCCGGCTTGCTTCCCATTCTGAAGGAAGTGATTGAACTTTTATTTCAGGATGGTCTGATCAAG tGTTTATTTGCCACAGAGACCTTCAGCATAGGATTGAACATGCCTGCAAAAACTGTTGTGTTTACCAATGTCCGGAAATTTGATGGTGATAAGTTCAGATGGCTGTCCAGTGGAGAGTATATACAAATGAGCGGCCGTGCTGGTCGCCGTGGTATTGATGAACGTGGGATATGCATACTCATGGTAGACGAGAAGCTTGAACCATCTACTGCTAAGATGATGCTCAAAGGAAGTGCTGATTGTTTGAACAG TGCTTTTCATTTGAGCTACAACATGCTTCTGAATCAATTACGCAGCGAAGATGGTAATCCAGAAAATTTGCTTCGTAACTCATTCTATCAGTTTCAAGCTGATCGTGCCATCCCCAATCTTGAG aaacaaagaaaggacCTTGAGCAAGAGAGGGATTCAATtataattgaagaagaagatagtgTAAAGAATTATTACAATCTATTACAGCAATACAAGAGTTTGAAAAAAGAACTTCGTGATATTGTGCTTTCTCCAAAGTACTGCTTACCATTTCTGAAACCTGGTAGGCTTGTGTCAATCCAATGTGCTAGGAATGATGGAGCTTCCCCCTCTTTTTCCGTTGAAGACCCTGTCACATGGGGAGTGGTACTTAATTTTCAACGGGTGAAAAATGTTTCCGAAG ACGATGCAAGTAAAAAACCTGAAGGTTCAGACTACACAGTGGATGTCCTGACAAGATGTGGGGTGAGTGCAGATGGAGTTGCAAAGAAAACCATCAAAATTTTTCCTCTAAAAGAGCCAGGAGAACCTGTTGTTGTTTCCATTTCCATATCTCAG ATAAATACTATGAGTAGACTTTGTATGGTCATTCCAAATGATCTTTTGCCTCTACAAGCCCGAGAAAACACACTGAAGAGAGTTCTTGAAACTCTTTCAAGATTTGATAAAGAAAAGATTCCTATGCTAGATCCAGAAGAAGATATGAAG ATTGAAAGTAGTTCATACAGGAAGGTGTCTCGTAGGATTGAGGCTTTAGAGAACCTCTTTGACAGGCATGAAGTAGCAAATTCTCCACTTATAGAACAAAAGCTTAAGGTTTTTCACATGAAGCAAGAATTGGCTGCCAAGATAAAGTCGATCAAGAAAACAATGCGCTCTTCCACTGCGTTGGCTTTTAAGGATGAACTTAAGGCAAGAAAGCGGGTTCTTCGGAGGCTAGG ATATGTTACAAGTGATGATGTTGTGGAGTTGAAGGGTAAAGTTGCCTGTGAAATCAGTAGTGCAGAGGAGTTGACCTTGACTGAGCTCATGTTCAATGGGGTTTTTAAGGACATAAAGGTGGAAGAGATGGTGTCTCTTCTCTCATGTTTTGTGTGGCAGGAGAAACTTAAGGATGCTACAAAACCAAGGGAAGAACTTGACCTGCTCTTTTCTCAGTTACAAGATACAGCTCGGAGGGTTGCTGAGGTTCAGCTTGAGTGCAAG GTCGAAATTGATGTTGACAGCTTTGTGAGTTCATTTCGGCCTGATATTATGGAGGCATTGTATGCTTGGGCGAAAGGGTCCAAATTCTACGAGATCATGTCAGTTACACCTGTTTTTGAGGGAAGCTTGATCAGGGCTATTAGGAGATTAGAGGAAGTTCTTCAGCAACTTATACAAGCAGCCCAGTCTATTGGAGAAACTGAGCTCGAGTCAAAATTTGAGGAGGCTGTTTCGAAAATCAAGAGGGACATTGTCTTTGCAGCTTCCCTATACCTATAA